In Natronocella acetinitrilica, the following proteins share a genomic window:
- a CDS encoding sensor histidine kinase, translating to MTLYQPKSLAKLILYGFAFVSLPLVLALGYAALQVDRLAHQSQTAVYQAVQAITNSRQLIDLLTDMERSGRQYLILGDSELLDAFEQVNGDFMTTAQRLQRLPLDSDHLDSVDALIARQEQVAEAIRENDEALDQPAVAAAFLDLNELAQQVLSGSNRMVDREVSILRETAGTARTLLFALGLGLVLLTISSATLFTFLISRPVRQLDRAIRRLGDGRFDTPVQVRGPEDLEYLGVRLDWLRQRLMELEEQKGRFLRHMSHELKTPLTAIREGAELLQDQAVGDLTAEQHEVVSILQHNTVALQRLIEDLLRFSTAPEDSGDLQLSGIRLPTLIDEVARNHKPVIMSKSLRLDLAVQDIHFQGDLERLRTLVDNLLSNAVKFSPRGGTIRIEGHWEGDAVIMEVADQGPGIPLEERESVFDAFFQGRHKAEGYVKGSGLGLSIARGHVEAHGGSISVSGNGSHGTCIRVTLPRHQPAMVTMIREDSRATS from the coding sequence ATGACCCTGTACCAACCAAAATCCCTGGCGAAACTGATCCTCTACGGCTTCGCCTTCGTATCCCTGCCCCTGGTGCTGGCACTGGGCTATGCAGCGCTGCAGGTGGACCGTCTGGCCCATCAGTCACAGACCGCCGTCTATCAGGCGGTGCAGGCCATCACCAACAGCCGGCAACTCATCGACCTGCTCACCGACATGGAGCGCAGCGGGCGGCAATACCTGATCCTGGGTGACAGCGAGTTGCTGGACGCCTTCGAGCAGGTCAATGGCGATTTCATGACCACCGCCCAGCGGCTGCAGCGCCTGCCGCTGGACAGCGATCACCTGGACAGTGTCGATGCCCTGATCGCCCGGCAGGAGCAGGTTGCCGAGGCCATCCGCGAAAACGACGAAGCCCTGGATCAACCGGCGGTCGCCGCCGCCTTCCTCGACCTGAACGAGCTTGCCCAGCAGGTGCTATCCGGCAGCAACAGGATGGTGGACCGGGAGGTGAGCATTCTGCGCGAAACCGCGGGGACGGCCCGCACCCTGCTCTTTGCACTGGGGCTGGGGCTGGTATTGCTGACCATCAGCTCCGCCACGCTGTTCACGTTCCTGATCTCCCGCCCGGTTCGCCAGCTGGACCGGGCGATTCGCCGACTCGGCGACGGCCGCTTCGACACCCCCGTGCAGGTCCGGGGCCCGGAGGATCTGGAGTATCTCGGCGTGAGACTGGACTGGTTGCGTCAGCGACTGATGGAACTGGAAGAGCAGAAGGGGCGTTTCCTGCGGCACATGTCCCATGAACTCAAGACCCCCTTGACCGCAATCCGCGAGGGTGCGGAGCTGCTGCAGGACCAGGCGGTGGGCGACCTCACGGCAGAGCAGCACGAGGTGGTCAGCATACTCCAGCACAACACCGTGGCCTTGCAGCGGCTCATTGAAGATCTGCTACGGTTCAGTACGGCACCGGAAGATTCCGGAGATCTCCAACTCTCCGGCATCCGGCTGCCGACACTGATCGATGAGGTGGCGCGCAACCATAAGCCGGTGATCATGTCCAAGAGCCTGCGGCTGGATCTGGCGGTTCAGGACATCCATTTCCAGGGCGACCTGGAGCGGTTGCGCACCCTGGTCGACAACCTCCTGTCCAACGCGGTGAAGTTCTCGCCCCGCGGCGGCACAATCAGGATCGAGGGACACTGGGAGGGAGACGCGGTGATCATGGAAGTCGCCGACCAAGGTCCGGGCATCCCGCTGGAGGAGCGCGAATCGGTGTTCGACGCATTCTTCCAGGGGCGTCACAAGGCCGAGGGTTACGTCAAGGGCTCCGGCCTGGGCCTGTCCATTGCCCGTGGGCATGTCGAGGCCCATGGGGGTAGTATTTCGGTCAGCGGCAATGGCAGCCACGGTACGTGCATCCGCGTGACCCTCCCTCGCCATCAGCCCGCCATGGTCACCATGATCCGGGAAGACAGCAGAGCCACCTCATGA
- the tolA gene encoding cell envelope integrity protein TolA — MPVSRPGLRDSRFLLYSLIVHAVALALLFVNLSSPSVAVQREEPPEVIHAVALDEQQVVQDLDARREAVEQAQREEERRQQAAEEARREQERQQQRQEQERREAEQRQREQAEQEQRRQAEAAEQRRREEQAAAEREREREAEVRRQAEEEERRRAEAEAERRRQEEAERQRREEERRRAEEEQRRAEEERRRQEEAERQRREEEARQQREREEQLQRQAEEEQLARQAERARTRFVSVWADRVRNAWTRPPGSVDGLTADVRVRLQPSGEVVSIEIIRSSGDATFDRSVEQAIRRASPLPVPDSADAFRRANLDNVTFRFNPDG; from the coding sequence ATGCCTGTCTCCCGCCCCGGCCTGCGCGACAGCCGCTTTCTGCTGTACTCGCTGATCGTGCATGCGGTGGCCCTCGCCTTGCTGTTCGTCAACCTGTCCTCGCCCAGCGTCGCCGTGCAGCGGGAGGAACCACCGGAAGTGATCCACGCAGTGGCGCTGGATGAACAACAGGTCGTCCAGGACCTGGACGCCCGGCGGGAGGCGGTGGAACAGGCCCAGCGTGAGGAAGAGCGTCGCCAACAGGCCGCCGAAGAGGCCCGGCGCGAACAGGAGCGCCAGCAACAGCGTCAGGAACAGGAGCGCCGGGAAGCCGAGCAGCGGCAGCGCGAGCAGGCAGAGCAGGAGCAGCGCCGGCAGGCCGAAGCCGCGGAGCAACGTCGTCGTGAGGAACAGGCAGCGGCGGAACGCGAGCGTGAGCGCGAGGCAGAAGTGCGACGGCAGGCGGAGGAAGAGGAACGCCGTCGTGCCGAGGCCGAAGCCGAGCGCCGCCGCCAGGAAGAAGCCGAGCGTCAGCGCCGTGAGGAAGAACGCCGGCGGGCGGAGGAAGAACAACGCCGCGCCGAGGAAGAGCGCCGCCGCCAGGAAGAGGCCGAACGCCAGCGCCGGGAGGAAGAAGCCCGCCAGCAACGGGAACGCGAAGAACAGCTGCAGCGTCAGGCCGAAGAAGAGCAACTGGCCCGGCAGGCCGAGCGGGCCCGGACGCGTTTCGTCTCGGTCTGGGCGGATCGGGTGCGCAATGCGTGGACGCGTCCGCCTGGTTCTGTCGACGGCCTGACCGCGGATGTCCGCGTGCGCTTGCAACCGTCCGGCGAGGTGGTCAGCATCGAAATCATACGCAGCAGCGGAGATGCCACCTTTGACCGCTCGGTGGAACAGGCAATTCGACGTGCCTCGCCGCTGCCGGTACCGGACAGCGCAGACGCGTTTCGCCGCGCCAACCTGGACAATGTCACCTTCAGATTCAACCCGGATGGATAA
- the ybgC gene encoding tol-pal system-associated acyl-CoA thioesterase yields the protein MTSFHWPIRVYYEDTDSGGMVYHANYLRFMERARTEWLRSLGFEQDALRREPGVLFVVHSMDIRFRRPARFNACLNVVSSLLKRRRASLTFDQRIHDENDQAICEATVTVACIDANTELPTALPDALIAEFSHAR from the coding sequence ATGACGAGTTTTCACTGGCCGATACGGGTTTACTACGAGGACACGGACAGTGGTGGCATGGTCTATCACGCCAATTACCTGCGCTTCATGGAACGTGCACGCACCGAATGGCTACGCAGCCTGGGGTTCGAGCAGGACGCATTGCGCCGGGAACCCGGGGTGCTTTTCGTCGTCCACTCCATGGATATCCGCTTCCGCAGGCCGGCGCGTTTCAACGCCTGCCTCAACGTGGTGAGTTCTTTGCTGAAGCGGCGCCGGGCAAGTCTGACCTTCGATCAGCGCATTCATGACGAAAATGACCAAGCGATCTGCGAAGCCACGGTAACGGTGGCCTGCATCGACGCCAATACGGAACTGCCGACGGCCCTGCCTGACGCGCTCATTGCGGAGTTCTCCCATGCAAGATGA
- the tolQ gene encoding protein TolQ, protein MQDEMSIMHLVLEASLLVQLVMLILALASIASWALIFQKRAQLRRAQADAEDFEDRFWSGGNLAEIYARIGGSEDNQSGMERIFRAGFREFSRMRKQGSPVAAQVEAAQRAMRITLSREEDDLESRIPFLATVGSVSPYIGLFGTVWGIMNSFRALGAQQQATLATVAPGIAEALIATALGLFAAIPAVIGYNRYANQVERMCGRYDTFMEEFVSILQRHAHSTASAGSATGDR, encoded by the coding sequence ATGCAAGATGAAATGTCGATCATGCATCTGGTGCTGGAGGCCAGTCTGCTGGTCCAGCTGGTGATGCTGATCCTGGCACTGGCATCCATTGCGTCCTGGGCGCTGATCTTCCAGAAACGGGCCCAACTCCGCCGCGCCCAGGCGGATGCGGAAGATTTTGAAGACCGGTTCTGGTCCGGCGGCAATCTCGCCGAGATCTACGCCCGGATCGGCGGTAGCGAAGACAACCAGAGCGGCATGGAGCGCATCTTCCGGGCCGGGTTCCGCGAATTCTCCCGCATGCGCAAGCAGGGCTCACCGGTGGCGGCACAAGTCGAAGCCGCGCAGCGTGCCATGCGCATCACCCTGTCCCGGGAAGAGGATGATCTCGAATCGCGCATCCCGTTTCTTGCCACCGTCGGGTCGGTCAGCCCGTACATCGGGCTGTTCGGGACGGTGTGGGGGATCATGAATTCCTTCCGCGCACTGGGCGCCCAGCAGCAGGCGACGCTGGCAACCGTGGCTCCGGGTATCGCCGAAGCGCTGATCGCCACGGCACTGGGCCTGTTTGCGGCCATCCCGGCGGTCATCGGCTACAACCGTTATGCCAACCAGGTGGAGCGGATGTGCGGCCGATACGACACCTTCATGGAGGAATTCGTCAGCATCCTCCAGCGACATGCCCACTCCACAGCATCCGCCGGCAGCGCGACCGGTGACCGCTAG
- the tolR gene encoding protein TolR translates to MRKQRGARRKPMSEINVVPYIDVMLVLLVIFMVTAPLLYHGVDVDLPEITSEPIDQSDIDPVVVTVTGDGEYTVSIGIDPDEPVTPDELMDLVARVMRNNPQTPVMVRGDRNVAYGHVLTAMSSLRGAGVPQVGLMTRPPQE, encoded by the coding sequence ATGAGAAAGCAGCGCGGCGCACGCCGCAAGCCGATGTCCGAAATCAACGTGGTGCCCTACATCGACGTGATGCTGGTGCTGTTGGTGATTTTCATGGTCACCGCCCCCCTGCTCTATCACGGCGTTGATGTGGATCTGCCGGAGATTACCTCGGAGCCCATCGACCAGAGCGACATCGATCCGGTAGTGGTCACCGTCACCGGTGATGGCGAATACACGGTGAGTATCGGCATCGACCCCGATGAACCAGTGACACCGGATGAGTTGATGGATCTTGTCGCCCGGGTCATGCGGAACAACCCGCAGACCCCGGTGATGGTGCGCGGCGACCGCAACGTGGCCTACGGCCACGTGCTGACGGCCATGTCCTCCCTGCGAGGCGCCGGCGTGCCGCAAGTGGGGCTCATGACCCGGCCCCCGCAGGAGTAG
- the ruvA gene encoding Holliday junction branch migration protein RuvA has protein sequence MIGRLQGHLAEKQPPALLLDVAGVGYEIEAPMSTFYALPAVGEPVTLYTHLSIKDDAHNLYGFLTRLERSLFRSLIRVNGVGPKLALTLLSGMSVDELIHCIQQQDADSLTRLPGVGKKTAQRLVIELKDGLNNLGGGGALPGVGGKARTAPAGDASSDAIAALVALGYRPAEASKLVSRVDATDLPSEEIIRLALQNTVR, from the coding sequence ATGATCGGACGCCTGCAGGGACATCTCGCCGAGAAACAGCCGCCCGCGCTACTGCTTGACGTGGCCGGTGTGGGTTACGAGATAGAAGCGCCCATGTCCACCTTCTACGCGCTGCCAGCCGTGGGCGAGCCGGTGACTCTCTACACCCACCTGTCCATCAAGGATGACGCCCACAACCTGTACGGTTTTCTGACCCGGCTGGAACGCAGCCTGTTCCGCAGCCTGATCCGGGTCAACGGTGTGGGCCCGAAACTGGCGCTGACCCTGCTCTCGGGCATGAGCGTGGACGAGTTGATCCACTGCATCCAGCAACAGGATGCCGACAGCCTGACCCGCCTGCCGGGGGTGGGCAAGAAGACCGCACAGCGGCTGGTGATCGAACTGAAGGACGGTTTGAACAACCTCGGTGGCGGCGGCGCCCTGCCAGGCGTTGGCGGCAAGGCCCGGACGGCCCCCGCGGGCGACGCCAGCAGTGACGCCATTGCCGCCCTCGTGGCCCTGGGTTATCGCCCCGCGGAAGCGAGCAAGCTGGTCTCACGGGTGGATGCCACGGACCTGCCCAGCGAGGAAATCATCCGACTGGCCCTGCAGAACACGGTAAGATGA
- the tolB gene encoding Tol-Pal system beta propeller repeat protein TolB, whose translation MPKRLAKLLTVALTLALCPVVAKSELLIEITGGAEAAVPIAVVPFGWSGSGSPPQDIGAIISNNLTRSGQFELLPQEDFIERPTRREQINFGNWRALGVDHLVIGEVEQDGDRYRVSYQLLDVFAGSSMAGRRYSAGVDDLRTAAHTISDEIYEELLGRPGAFNTRIAYVAISDESEGRRWRLVFADADGHYPESILSSREPIMSPSWSPDGQRLAYVSFESRRSEIFVQEIATGERERVASFEGINSAPSWSPDGRRLAVTRSRGGQTDIHVLDLSTGETRQVTDHWAIDTEAVWTPDGRHLIFTSDRAGGPQIYRVRADGGQVERLTFEGNYNASPALSPDGRQIAMVHRNQRGYVIAVQDIDGRNFRVLTRGEQDESPSFAPNGALILYATRANGRHLLGTASLFGDRRQTMSTEGQRIREPAWSP comes from the coding sequence ATGCCCAAAAGACTGGCCAAGCTGCTGACCGTCGCCCTGACGCTGGCATTGTGCCCGGTGGTGGCGAAAAGCGAACTGCTGATCGAAATCACCGGCGGCGCGGAAGCGGCGGTACCCATTGCCGTCGTGCCTTTCGGCTGGTCCGGCAGCGGCAGCCCGCCGCAGGACATCGGCGCCATCATCAGCAACAACCTGACCCGCAGCGGCCAGTTCGAGTTGCTGCCCCAGGAGGACTTCATCGAGCGCCCCACCCGCCGCGAGCAGATCAACTTCGGCAATTGGCGTGCCCTTGGCGTAGACCACCTGGTGATCGGCGAGGTGGAGCAGGACGGCGACCGCTATCGCGTCAGCTACCAGTTGCTGGATGTCTTCGCCGGCAGTTCCATGGCCGGCCGACGCTACAGCGCCGGCGTGGACGATCTGCGCACCGCTGCACACACCATCAGCGACGAGATCTACGAAGAGCTGCTGGGGCGCCCCGGCGCATTCAACACACGCATCGCCTACGTCGCCATCAGCGACGAGAGCGAGGGACGCCGTTGGCGGCTCGTGTTCGCCGATGCCGACGGCCACTACCCGGAGAGCATCCTCAGCTCCCGCGAGCCCATCATGTCGCCGTCCTGGTCGCCGGATGGGCAGCGGCTCGCCTATGTGTCGTTTGAAAGCCGCCGCTCGGAAATCTTCGTCCAGGAGATCGCCACCGGTGAGCGCGAGCGCGTGGCCAGTTTCGAGGGCATCAACAGTGCGCCCAGCTGGTCGCCGGATGGTCGCCGTCTGGCGGTGACCCGCTCCCGCGGCGGCCAGACGGACATTCACGTGCTGGACCTGTCCACTGGCGAAACCCGGCAGGTCACGGATCACTGGGCCATCGACACCGAGGCGGTGTGGACGCCGGATGGACGCCACCTGATATTCACATCCGACCGGGCCGGCGGCCCGCAGATCTACCGCGTGCGGGCCGATGGTGGGCAGGTCGAACGGCTGACCTTCGAGGGCAACTACAACGCCTCCCCCGCGCTGTCGCCGGACGGGCGACAGATAGCCATGGTGCACAGGAATCAGCGTGGCTACGTCATCGCCGTGCAGGATATCGACGGTCGGAACTTTCGCGTGCTGACCCGCGGCGAACAGGACGAAAGCCCCAGTTTCGCACCCAATGGCGCGCTGATCCTGTATGCCACCCGCGCCAATGGCCGCCACCTGCTTGGCACCGCATCGTTATTTGGCGACCGACGCCAGACCATGTCCACCGAAGGCCAGCGGATTCGCGAACCCGCATGGTCGCCCTGA
- a CDS encoding YebC/PmpR family DNA-binding transcriptional regulator yields MAGHSKWANIQHRKKAQDAKRGKIFTRMIREIAVAARMGDPDPASNPRLRLAVDRALSVNMPKDNIERAIKRASGQDDSAIYEEIRYEGYGPNGVAVMVDCMTDNRNRTVAEVRHAFSKFGGNLGTDGSVGFLFSKAGVITFPPDTEEDAVMEAALEAGAEDILTNEDGSIEVLTSPDEFMAVRDALQASGLEPADAEVTQRPATTVAVSGDQAATMIKMLDMLEDLDDVQNVYHNADIDQDAYDA; encoded by the coding sequence ATGGCAGGTCACAGCAAATGGGCCAACATCCAGCATCGCAAGAAGGCGCAGGATGCCAAGCGCGGCAAGATCTTCACCCGCATGATCCGGGAGATCGCTGTCGCCGCGCGCATGGGTGATCCGGACCCGGCCAGCAACCCGCGTCTGCGCCTGGCGGTTGACCGCGCGCTGTCGGTCAACATGCCCAAGGACAACATCGAGCGCGCCATCAAGCGCGCCTCCGGCCAGGACGACTCGGCCATTTACGAGGAAATTCGCTACGAGGGGTATGGCCCGAATGGCGTGGCGGTGATGGTCGACTGCATGACCGACAACCGCAACCGCACCGTGGCAGAGGTGCGCCATGCCTTCTCGAAGTTTGGCGGCAACCTGGGCACCGACGGCTCGGTGGGGTTCCTGTTCTCCAAGGCCGGTGTGATCACGTTTCCGCCGGACACCGAGGAGGATGCCGTCATGGAAGCGGCCCTGGAGGCCGGCGCGGAGGATATCCTCACCAACGAGGATGGATCCATCGAAGTACTCACCAGCCCGGACGAATTCATGGCCGTGCGCGATGCCCTGCAGGCCTCTGGCCTTGAGCCCGCAGACGCCGAAGTCACCCAGCGCCCGGCAACCACGGTGGCCGTGTCCGGCGACCAGGCGGCAACGATGATCAAGATGCTCGACATGCTGGAAGACCTGGACGATGTGCAGAACGTCTATCACAACGCCGACATCGATCAGGATGCCTACGATGCCTGA
- the ruvC gene encoding crossover junction endodeoxyribonuclease RuvC produces the protein MSRILGIDPGSRVTGFGIVESAGRGFRYVTSGVIRTASATFPERLRIIFEDLTALIHEHQPEALSVEQVHVRHNVSSALKLGQARGAAICAGAVLGLPVHEYTPAEAKQALVGQGSADKQQVQMMVRLLLELPTAPPEDAADALAMALCHLHQSPFSRRVAQATAKQWK, from the coding sequence ATGAGCCGCATACTCGGCATTGACCCCGGCTCCAGGGTGACCGGCTTCGGCATCGTGGAAAGTGCCGGCCGGGGGTTTCGCTATGTCACCAGTGGCGTGATACGCACGGCGTCGGCCACGTTCCCGGAGCGGCTGCGGATCATATTCGAGGATCTCACCGCCCTGATCCATGAGCACCAGCCAGAAGCGCTGTCGGTGGAGCAGGTACACGTTCGCCATAATGTTTCATCGGCGCTGAAGCTCGGTCAGGCCCGGGGCGCGGCCATCTGTGCCGGTGCGGTGCTGGGCCTGCCGGTGCACGAATACACACCGGCGGAAGCCAAGCAGGCACTGGTGGGCCAGGGTTCGGCGGACAAGCAGCAGGTCCAGATGATGGTGCGCCTGCTGCTGGAGCTGCCCACGGCGCCGCCGGAGGACGCCGCCGACGCCCTGGCAATGGCCCTGTGCCATCTGCACCAGAGCCCTTTCAGTCGCCGGGTCGCCCAGGCCACGGCAAAACAATGGAAGTGA
- a CDS encoding sigma 54-interacting transcriptional regulator codes for MKRNVLLVDDDPGLLRLLSIRLKSAGYSVNTAPSGERALAVLAAQRPDVIITDLRMDGMDGLALFDAVHREHPTLPVIILTAHGSIPEAVEATRNGVFSFLTKPFQSQKLLEQVAAAMQLSGGADNDGQDDTWADGIVTRSATMKDMLSKARMVADSDASVFISGDSGTGKELLARAVHRASRRHDKPFIAVNCGAIPEPLLESELFGHRRGSFTGATQDHTGLFQEASGGTLFLDEIGDMPLALQVKLLRVLQDQQVRPVGATRTIPVDVRIISATHRDLEQAMAEGEFREDLYYRLNVVSLELPQLAERREDIPLLANHFLAQLREKYGKHVRGFAPEAMERLVSAPWPGNVRQLYNVVEQTLTLATTPVINDTLVQNALRDEPGTIMPFADARKRFEKDYLAKLLQTTGGNVSQAARLAKRNRTEFYKLLHRHHIDPSLFKATSRQ; via the coding sequence ATGAAGCGCAATGTCCTGCTGGTCGACGACGATCCTGGTTTGCTGAGGCTGTTGTCCATTCGCCTGAAGTCGGCTGGCTACTCGGTCAATACGGCACCCAGTGGAGAGCGGGCCCTGGCCGTGCTGGCCGCCCAGCGGCCGGATGTCATCATCACCGATCTGCGCATGGACGGCATGGACGGGCTTGCCCTGTTCGATGCCGTGCACCGTGAGCACCCAACTCTGCCGGTCATTATTCTTACCGCCCACGGCTCCATACCCGAAGCGGTGGAAGCCACCCGAAACGGTGTGTTCAGCTTCCTGACCAAGCCCTTCCAGAGCCAGAAGCTGCTGGAGCAGGTTGCTGCGGCCATGCAGCTTTCCGGCGGCGCCGATAACGACGGCCAGGATGATACCTGGGCCGACGGCATCGTCACCCGCAGTGCCACGATGAAGGACATGCTGAGCAAGGCGCGCATGGTGGCGGATTCCGACGCCAGCGTCTTCATCAGCGGCGACAGCGGTACCGGCAAGGAGCTGCTTGCCCGCGCGGTTCATCGCGCCAGCCGCCGCCACGACAAGCCCTTCATCGCGGTGAACTGTGGCGCCATCCCCGAGCCGCTGCTGGAGTCGGAACTGTTCGGCCACCGTCGCGGCTCGTTCACGGGCGCCACCCAGGATCACACCGGGCTGTTCCAGGAGGCCAGTGGCGGCACGCTGTTCCTGGACGAGATCGGCGATATGCCGCTGGCGCTGCAGGTCAAGTTGCTGCGGGTGCTGCAGGATCAACAAGTTCGTCCGGTCGGCGCAACCCGGACCATACCCGTGGATGTCCGGATCATCTCCGCCACCCACCGCGACCTGGAGCAGGCCATGGCCGAGGGGGAGTTCCGTGAGGATCTCTACTACCGGCTAAACGTGGTGTCCCTGGAGTTGCCACAGCTCGCTGAGCGGCGGGAAGACATTCCGCTGCTGGCCAATCACTTTCTTGCCCAGTTGCGGGAGAAGTACGGCAAGCATGTCCGCGGCTTTGCGCCGGAGGCCATGGAACGCCTCGTCAGCGCGCCCTGGCCCGGCAACGTACGGCAGCTCTACAACGTGGTGGAGCAAACCCTGACCCTGGCCACCACGCCGGTTATCAATGACACGCTGGTGCAGAACGCGCTGCGTGACGAGCCGGGTACCATCATGCCTTTCGCGGACGCCAGGAAGCGATTCGAGAAGGACTACCTGGCCAAGCTGCTGCAGACCACTGGCGGGAACGTGAGCCAGGCGGCACGGCTTGCCAAGCGCAACCGTACGGAGTTCTACAAGCTGCTGCACCGCCACCATATCGATCCGTCGTTGTTCAAAGCGACCAGCCGTCAGTAG
- the ruvB gene encoding Holliday junction branch migration DNA helicase RuvB: MIEPDRLVTVSANADDEAIEKALRPRRLADYVGQPAMREQMEIFIQAARNRDEALDHLLIFGPPGLGKTTLAHIVANEMGVSLRQTSGPVLEKAGDLAALLTNLEPGDVLFVDEIHRLSAPVEEVLYPAMEDQKIDIMIGEGPTARSIKLDLPPFTLVGATTRAGLLTSPLRARFGIVQRLEYYGADDLAYIVTRSAQLLKLPLEEAGAREIARRARGTPRIANRLLRRVRDFAEVKADGRITAEVADAALRMLCVDDSGFDEQDRRLLLTIMDKFDGGPVGLDNLAAAIGEERGTIEEVLEPYLIQQGFIMRTPRGRMATANAYTHFNRPPPGRIVTESRDLFSEQKDGTPHG, from the coding sequence ATGATCGAACCGGATCGCCTGGTTACCGTTTCCGCCAACGCCGATGACGAAGCCATCGAGAAGGCGCTGCGTCCGCGCCGACTGGCCGACTACGTGGGCCAGCCGGCCATGCGCGAACAAATGGAGATCTTCATCCAGGCTGCCCGCAATCGTGACGAGGCGCTGGATCATTTGCTGATCTTCGGCCCGCCAGGTCTTGGCAAGACCACACTGGCGCACATCGTCGCCAACGAAATGGGTGTGAGCCTGCGCCAGACTTCGGGGCCGGTGCTGGAGAAGGCGGGCGACCTTGCTGCCCTGCTCACCAACCTCGAACCCGGCGACGTGCTGTTCGTGGATGAGATCCATCGCCTCAGTGCACCGGTGGAAGAAGTGCTCTACCCGGCCATGGAAGACCAGAAAATCGACATCATGATCGGCGAGGGCCCCACGGCACGCTCCATCAAACTGGACCTCCCACCCTTCACCCTGGTGGGAGCCACCACACGGGCCGGGCTGCTGACCTCGCCGCTGCGGGCGCGCTTCGGCATCGTGCAGCGGCTGGAATACTACGGCGCCGATGACCTGGCCTACATCGTCACCCGGTCGGCGCAGTTGCTGAAACTCCCGCTTGAGGAGGCCGGCGCGAGGGAAATTGCTCGCCGTGCGCGGGGCACGCCGCGTATCGCCAATCGACTGCTGCGCCGGGTGCGGGATTTCGCCGAGGTCAAGGCAGACGGTCGTATCACCGCCGAGGTGGCCGACGCGGCCCTGCGCATGCTCTGCGTGGATGACAGCGGCTTCGACGAGCAGGATCGGCGCCTGCTGCTGACCATCATGGACAAGTTCGACGGCGGGCCGGTGGGGCTGGACAACCTGGCGGCGGCCATCGGTGAAGAGCGCGGCACCATCGAGGAGGTGCTGGAGCCCTACCTGATCCAGCAGGGCTTTATCATGCGCACCCCCCGCGGCCGCATGGCAACCGCCAATGCCTATACTCATTTCAACCGTCCGCCTCCGGGGCGTATCGTCACCGAGTCGCGGGATCTTTTCTCCGAGCAAAAGGATGGAACGCCGCACGGCTGA